A DNA window from Bacteroides cellulosilyticus contains the following coding sequences:
- a CDS encoding FtsW/RodA/SpoVE family cell cycle protein: MDLLRSIFKGDKVIWIIFLFLCLISIVEVFSAASTLTYKSGDHWGPITQHSIILMVGAVVVVFMHNIPYKWFQVFPVFLLPLSVVLLGLVMMMERINGAARWMTFMGIQFQPSEVAKMAVIIVTAFILSKGQDEDGASPKAFKRIMIITGVVCLLIAPENLSTAALLFGVVFLMMFIGRVAMKKLLILAGALAGVAIIGVAFLVLTKNSDLPFLHRFDTWRARIEKFTDDTEVPAAKFDIDKDAQIAHARIAVATSNVVGRGPGNSVQRDFLSQAFSDFIFAIIVEELGLIGGAFVVFLYVCLLIRVGRIAKKCDRTFPAFLIIGIALLLVSQAVFNMMVAVGLAPVTGQPLPLISKGGTSTLINCAYIGMILSVSRYTAKLEEIKEHDAQIPMQVEAAVEERNSEIQTAAEPTAKVLNSDAEFE, translated from the coding sequence TTGGACTTACTCAGAAGCATATTCAAAGGTGACAAGGTAATCTGGATCATATTCCTTTTCCTTTGCCTCATTTCTATCGTAGAAGTGTTCAGCGCCGCGTCTACACTGACGTACAAGAGCGGCGACCACTGGGGGCCTATTACACAGCACAGCATCATCCTGATGGTGGGCGCTGTAGTAGTGGTGTTTATGCACAATATTCCTTATAAGTGGTTTCAGGTGTTCCCTGTGTTCCTGCTTCCTTTGTCCGTAGTATTACTGGGTCTCGTCATGATGATGGAACGCATCAACGGTGCTGCACGCTGGATGACCTTCATGGGTATCCAGTTCCAGCCTTCGGAGGTGGCAAAGATGGCCGTGATCATCGTCACTGCCTTTATCCTCTCCAAGGGACAGGATGAAGACGGGGCCAGTCCGAAAGCCTTTAAGCGTATCATGATTATCACAGGTGTTGTCTGCCTGCTGATTGCACCGGAGAACCTTTCGACGGCGGCTTTACTTTTCGGAGTGGTTTTTCTGATGATGTTCATCGGACGGGTGGCAATGAAGAAACTGTTAATACTGGCCGGTGCTCTGGCAGGAGTAGCAATCATAGGTGTGGCATTCCTGGTACTGACCAAGAATAGCGATTTACCGTTCCTGCACCGTTTTGACACATGGCGTGCCCGTATAGAGAAATTCACGGATGACACAGAAGTACCTGCCGCCAAATTCGATATTGACAAAGATGCCCAGATAGCCCACGCCCGTATTGCCGTAGCCACAAGCAACGTTGTAGGTAGAGGACCGGGCAACTCAGTACAGCGCGACTTCCTGAGCCAAGCATTCTCTGACTTTATCTTTGCCATCATTGTGGAAGAATTGGGATTGATAGGCGGGGCTTTCGTCGTATTCCTCTACGTCTGCCTGCTGATACGAGTCGGGCGTATAGCGAAGAAGTGCGACCGAACGTTTCCGGCCTTCCTCATCATAGGAATTGCGCTGCTGCTTGTATCGCAAGCCGTATTTAACATGATGGTAGCAGTAGGATTGGCACCGGTCACCGGGCAACCGCTGCCGCTTATCAGTAAAGGTGGTACCTCCACACTTATCAACTGCGCCTATATCGGCATGATATTGAGTGTGAGTCGCTATACTGCCAAATTGGAAGAGATTAAAGAACATGACGCACAGATACCGATGCAAGTGGAAGCTGCTGTCGAAGAAAGAAATAGCGAGATACAAACAGCGGCCGAACCAACAGCAAAGGTGCTGAATAGTGATGCAGAATTCGAGTAG
- the murD gene encoding UDP-N-acetylmuramoyl-L-alanine--D-glutamate ligase produces the protein MSRIVVLGAGESGAGAAVLAKVKGFDTFVSDMSAIKSKYKEVLDRYDISWEEGQHTEELILNAEEVVKSPGIPNDAPIILKLKKQGTPVISEIEFAGRYTNAKMICITGSNGKTTTTSLIYHIFKSAGLNVGLAGNIGKSLALQVATDQHDYYVIELSSFQLDNMYKFRANIAVLMNITPDHLDRYNHCMQNYVDAKFRITQNQTPEDAFIFWNDDPIIKRELDKHGLCAHLYPFSAMKEDGAIAYVEDGEVEINEPIAFNMEQEKLALQGTHNLYNSLAAGISANLAGIEKEYIRRALSDFKGVEHRLEKVATVRGVEFINDSKATNVNSCWYALQSMKTKTVLILGGKDKGNDYTEIEDLVREKCSALVYLGLHNEKLHDFFDRMGLPVADVQTGMKDAVDAAFRLAKKGETVLLSPCCASFDLFNSYEDRGDQFKEYVRAL, from the coding sequence ATGAGTAGAATTGTAGTATTAGGAGCCGGAGAGAGTGGTGCAGGTGCTGCCGTACTCGCCAAAGTGAAGGGATTCGACACATTCGTATCCGACATGTCCGCCATTAAAAGCAAATATAAAGAAGTGCTGGACAGGTACGACATCTCCTGGGAAGAGGGACAGCATACAGAAGAGCTGATTTTAAATGCCGAAGAAGTGGTGAAAAGCCCCGGCATCCCCAATGATGCTCCGATTATATTGAAACTGAAAAAGCAAGGTACGCCTGTCATCTCTGAGATAGAGTTTGCAGGACGCTATACCAATGCAAAAATGATATGTATTACCGGTTCAAACGGTAAGACCACTACCACCTCACTCATTTATCACATTTTCAAGAGTGCAGGTCTGAATGTAGGATTGGCAGGCAACATTGGCAAGAGCCTTGCTTTGCAGGTGGCCACGGATCAACATGATTACTACGTGATTGAGCTCAGTTCTTTCCAGTTGGATAACATGTATAAGTTCCGCGCTAATATTGCCGTGCTGATGAATATTACGCCCGACCACCTGGACCGCTACAATCACTGCATGCAGAACTATGTGGACGCAAAGTTCCGTATCACGCAGAACCAGACACCGGAAGATGCTTTCATCTTCTGGAATGACGACCCCATCATCAAACGCGAACTGGACAAACACGGGTTATGCGCCCATCTTTATCCATTCTCCGCAATGAAAGAAGATGGAGCCATAGCCTACGTAGAAGACGGTGAAGTGGAAATCAACGAACCCATCGCCTTCAACATGGAGCAGGAGAAATTGGCTTTACAAGGCACACATAACTTATACAATTCTCTCGCCGCAGGCATCTCTGCCAATCTTGCCGGAATAGAGAAAGAATATATTCGCCGTGCCTTGTCCGACTTCAAAGGCGTAGAACACCGCCTTGAAAAAGTAGCCACAGTGCGCGGTGTAGAGTTTATCAACGACTCTAAAGCTACCAACGTAAATTCATGCTGGTATGCTTTGCAGAGCATGAAAACGAAAACGGTCCTGATACTGGGCGGAAAAGATAAAGGCAACGACTATACAGAAATTGAGGACCTGGTGCGCGAAAAATGCTCTGCCCTGGTTTACCTGGGATTGCATAACGAAAAGTTGCACGATTTCTTCGATCGCATGGGATTGCCCGTTGCCGATGTGCAGACCGGTATGAAAGATGCCGTAGATGCCGCTTTCCGTTTAGCGAAAAAAGGCGAAACGGTATTACTGAGTCCTTGTTGCGCAAGCTTCGACCTCTTCAACAGTTATGAAGATCGCGGAGACCAGTTCAAGGAATACGTAAGAGCATTATGA
- the murC gene encoding UDP-N-acetylmuramate--L-alanine ligase, with protein MNIENIKSVYFVGAGGIGMSALIRYFLSKGKLVAGYDRTPSELTEHLIAEGAQIHYEENVSLIPEDCKDEETTLVVYTPAVPQDHTELVYFRNNGFEIQKRAQVLGTITHSSKGLCVAGTHGKTTTSTMAAHLLYQSHVGCTAFLGGISKNYGTNLLLSQSSPYTVIEADEFDRSFHWLSPYMSVITATDPDHLDIYGTEEAYLESFRHYTTLIQPGGALIIHKDIALKPDVQSGVKVYTYARTEGDFHAENIRIGNGEIFIDFVAPDTRINDIQLGVPVSINIENGVAAMALAHLNGATDEEIKRGMASFRGVDRRFDFKIKNDKVVFLSDYAHHPAEIAQSVKSIRDLYQDKKITAIFQPHLYTRTRDFYKEFADSLSLLDEVILVDIYPAREQPIPGVTSQLIYDNLRPGIEKCMCRKEDILNLLSQKKIEVLITLGAGDIDNYVPEITKQLKLRILHS; from the coding sequence ATGAATATAGAGAATATCAAATCCGTATATTTCGTCGGTGCCGGCGGCATCGGTATGAGTGCCCTGATACGTTATTTCTTATCAAAGGGCAAACTCGTAGCTGGTTACGACCGCACTCCGAGCGAACTGACCGAACACCTTATCGCAGAAGGCGCACAGATACATTATGAAGAAAATGTAAGCCTGATCCCCGAAGATTGCAAGGACGAGGAAACAACTTTAGTTGTATACACCCCGGCCGTTCCGCAAGACCATACCGAGTTAGTGTACTTCCGCAATAACGGTTTCGAAATACAAAAACGCGCCCAGGTTCTGGGAACAATCACCCACAGCAGTAAAGGTCTGTGCGTAGCCGGAACGCATGGTAAAACCACCACCAGCACAATGGCTGCACATCTGCTTTATCAGTCACATGTAGGCTGCACCGCATTCCTCGGAGGCATCTCCAAGAATTATGGAACCAACCTGCTGCTGTCTCAGTCCAGTCCGTACACAGTGATCGAAGCAGATGAGTTCGACCGTTCTTTCCATTGGTTATCACCGTACATGAGTGTCATTACAGCTACTGACCCCGATCATCTGGATATCTACGGTACGGAAGAAGCCTATCTGGAAAGCTTCCGTCATTATACAACCCTGATTCAACCGGGCGGCGCATTGATCATTCACAAAGACATTGCTTTAAAGCCTGATGTGCAATCCGGGGTAAAGGTTTATACCTATGCTCGCACCGAAGGTGATTTCCATGCTGAGAATATCCGCATCGGGAACGGTGAGATATTTATCGACTTCGTGGCACCTGATACACGTATCAATGATATCCAATTAGGTGTTCCCGTGAGCATCAATATAGAGAATGGTGTGGCAGCCATGGCGCTCGCCCACCTCAACGGTGCTACGGACGAGGAAATCAAACGCGGCATGGCAAGTTTCCGCGGAGTAGACCGCCGTTTCGACTTCAAGATCAAGAATGACAAAGTGGTATTCCTGAGCGACTACGCCCATCATCCTGCCGAAATAGCACAAAGCGTAAAGTCTATCCGCGATCTATATCAGGACAAGAAAATAACAGCTATCTTTCAGCCACACCTTTACACACGTACCCGTGACTTCTACAAGGAATTTGCCGATAGTTTGTCTCTGCTCGACGAAGTGATCCTCGTAGATATCTATCCGGCACGTGAACAACCGATTCCCGGTGTCACCAGTCAGCTGATATACGACAACCTGCGTCCGGGCATTGAAAAATGTATGTGCAGGAAAGAAGACATACTGAACCTGCTGTCGCAGAAAAAGATCGAGGTTCTGATTACTTTAGGTGCAGGAGACATAGATAACTACGTTCCCGAAATCACGAAACAACTTAAACTAAGAATTCTTCATT
- the murG gene encoding undecaprenyldiphospho-muramoylpentapeptide beta-N-acetylglucosaminyltransferase gives MKDMNNSHNGEAPRIIISGGGTGGHIFPAVSIANAIKELRPDAEILFVGAEGRMEMQRVPDAGYKIIGLPVAGFDRKRLWKNFAVIIKLLRSQLKARRILKEFHPQVAVGVGGYASGPTLKVAGMMGVPTLIQEQNSYAGVTNKLLAQKACKICVAYDGMEKFFPADKIIMTGNPVRQNLLANKQSREAAVTSFGFNPEKKTILILGGSLGARTINQTLIAALDTIKAHGDIQFIWQTGKIYIQQVKDAITTTTGEAVRNPRISAIPNLYVTDFIKDMASAYAAADLVISRAGAGSISEFCLLNKPVILVPSPNVAEDHQTKNALALVDKEAAIYVKDADAMKHLIPVALETVADAQKLKTLSENIAKLALPDSATIIAKEVLKLIDKP, from the coding sequence ATGAAAGATATGAATAATAGTCATAACGGAGAGGCTCCCCGCATTATCATAAGCGGTGGAGGTACAGGGGGACATATATTTCCCGCAGTATCCATTGCCAATGCCATCAAGGAACTACGCCCCGATGCAGAAATCCTCTTTGTAGGTGCAGAAGGACGGATGGAAATGCAACGCGTGCCCGATGCAGGATACAAAATCATCGGTTTACCTGTGGCAGGCTTCGACCGTAAACGCTTATGGAAAAACTTTGCAGTGATTATAAAGTTACTCCGCAGCCAGCTGAAGGCACGCCGCATACTGAAAGAGTTTCATCCTCAGGTAGCGGTAGGTGTAGGCGGTTATGCCAGTGGCCCTACGCTAAAAGTAGCAGGCATGATGGGAGTACCGACTTTGATACAGGAACAGAACTCTTATGCAGGCGTAACAAATAAGCTGCTGGCACAAAAAGCCTGCAAGATTTGCGTAGCGTATGATGGAATGGAAAAGTTCTTTCCCGCGGATAAGATTATTATGACAGGAAATCCGGTTCGACAAAATCTGTTAGCAAATAAGCAGAGTCGCGAAGCTGCCGTGACCTCTTTCGGTTTCAATCCGGAGAAGAAAACAATATTGATACTGGGTGGAAGTCTTGGAGCGCGTACTATAAACCAGACGCTGATTGCCGCACTGGATACGATCAAAGCACACGGTGACATCCAGTTCATCTGGCAGACCGGAAAGATATACATCCAGCAAGTGAAAGATGCCATCACTACCACCACCGGAGAAGCGGTACGTAATCCACGCATTTCAGCTATCCCGAACCTCTATGTGACGGACTTCATTAAAGATATGGCAAGTGCGTATGCGGCTGCCGATCTGGTCATTTCGCGTGCAGGAGCAGGATCTATCTCAGAGTTCTGCCTGCTGAATAAACCGGTTATTCTGGTACCTTCACCCAATGTGGCAGAAGATCACCAGACTAAAAATGCACTGGCCCTCGTAGATAAGGAAGCCGCCATTTACGTGAAGGATGCAGATGCAATGAAGCATCTTATTCCGGTAGCACTCGAAACGGTTGCCGATGCACAAAAACTAAAAACGTTGAGCGAGAACATTGCCAAATTGGCTCTGCCGGACTCAGCAACTATAATTGCAAAAGAAGTATTGAAACTGATAGATAAACCATAA